In the Phaeobacter gallaeciensis genome, one interval contains:
- a CDS encoding NADPH-dependent FMN reductase produces the protein MSDPLLLTFSGSLRGAATNRMLLKEAVRLFGACSHVEGDLNLPLYDGDDEDRDGVPAGVQLLADQIAAADAVLISTPEYNKGPSGVLKNALDWVSRTKGKPWAGKPVAVMSAAGGRSGGERAQMVLRGFMVPFQPRLVSGPEVHLANSSKEFDESGQLTSEIYRGTLETLMQNLRREIER, from the coding sequence ATGTCCGATCCGCTACTTCTCACTTTTTCCGGATCCCTGCGTGGGGCTGCAACCAATCGCATGCTGCTGAAGGAGGCGGTGCGTCTGTTCGGTGCCTGCTCCCACGTGGAGGGCGACCTGAACCTGCCGCTGTACGATGGCGATGACGAAGATCGCGATGGTGTGCCTGCCGGGGTGCAGCTCTTGGCTGATCAGATCGCTGCGGCGGATGCGGTGTTGATCTCGACCCCGGAGTATAACAAAGGCCCCTCTGGGGTTCTGAAGAACGCGCTGGATTGGGTCAGCCGCACCAAGGGCAAGCCCTGGGCGGGTAAACCCGTGGCAGTCATGTCGGCGGCGGGTGGCCGCTCGGGTGGTGAGCGGGCGCAGATGGTGCTGCGCGGTTTCATGGTGCCGTTTCAGCCGCGCCTTGTGTCCGGGCCCGAGGTGCATCTGGCCAATTCGTCGAAGGAGTTCGACGAAAGCGGCCAGCTGACAAGCGAGATCTACCGGGGCACGCTGGAAACGCTGATGCAGAACCTGCGCCGCGAAATCGAGCGCTGA
- a CDS encoding lytic transglycosylase domain-containing protein yields the protein MTRILAFILLLLPLLTPQIAQADRLADALDLVRGQHWDAAGEMAGPEATVARDVIEWHRLRAGEGSARDVMAFLARRPDWPGLPYLREKSEAALATADRETILSFYSGNRPQTAEGALSLGRALIAAGRRGDGEAEIVMAWRTMPMTSEVQDAYLADFSALLKPHHTARLNRLLWDRHHVSAPRMLDLVSDGPRKLAEARLALQQRTPGVDAKIAAIPADLQDDAGLAYDRFDWRDKKGRREDAIQMLMDRSTSTDKLGAPEKWLRRRRDLARQDMRDGNHERAYQLAAHHFSTPEAGYGYSDCEWLAGYIALRKLNDPGLAAKHFERFLASVETPISVGRGGYWLGRAYAEMGEVNRAHDAYSRAAAYQTSFYGILAAEALGRPFDPDLANPPALPDWRSAPYLNSSVTEAGLLLLRAGEDVLAERFLTHLTESLPSEQAFQLGQMAVEMDRPHLAVMIGKRAAQSGIELKGAYYPLHPVAKKDLPMAPEMTLAIARRESEFDPGVISHAGARGLMQVMPATAKLVANEMGILSEHETARLTAEWDYNATLGAQYLARLAEEFGGNVVMMAAGYNAGPHRPAAWMERYGDPRDGTPNIIDWIEHIPFNETRNYVMRVTESLPVYRARLGQTPLPVPFSRELTGSTLAAFAP from the coding sequence ATGACACGCATTCTGGCCTTCATTCTGCTGCTCCTGCCCCTGCTTACCCCGCAGATAGCGCAGGCGGACAGGCTTGCTGACGCTCTGGACCTGGTCCGGGGGCAGCATTGGGACGCCGCCGGAGAGATGGCAGGCCCCGAAGCCACCGTCGCCCGCGACGTGATCGAATGGCACCGTCTGCGCGCGGGTGAAGGCTCGGCGCGCGATGTCATGGCCTTTTTGGCGCGTCGCCCCGACTGGCCCGGCCTGCCCTATCTGCGGGAAAAAAGCGAAGCGGCACTGGCCACGGCCGACCGCGAGACCATTCTGTCATTCTACTCTGGCAACCGCCCCCAGACAGCCGAAGGCGCGCTGAGCCTTGGCCGCGCGCTGATCGCGGCGGGGCGCCGGGGCGATGGTGAGGCCGAAATCGTCATGGCCTGGCGCACCATGCCGATGACGTCCGAGGTACAGGACGCCTATCTCGCCGATTTCAGCGCCCTGCTGAAACCGCATCATACGGCCCGGCTGAACCGGCTCTTGTGGGACCGCCACCATGTCAGTGCGCCGCGCATGCTGGACCTGGTGTCGGACGGTCCGCGCAAGCTGGCCGAGGCCCGTCTGGCCCTGCAGCAGCGCACCCCGGGCGTCGATGCCAAGATCGCGGCAATCCCAGCGGATTTGCAGGATGATGCCGGTCTGGCCTACGACCGGTTCGACTGGCGCGACAAAAAAGGACGCCGCGAGGACGCCATCCAGATGCTAATGGATCGCAGCACCAGCACCGACAAACTGGGAGCGCCGGAAAAATGGCTGCGCCGCCGCCGCGATCTGGCCCGGCAGGACATGCGGGATGGCAACCACGAACGCGCCTACCAGCTGGCCGCCCATCATTTTTCCACGCCCGAAGCAGGCTATGGCTATTCTGACTGCGAATGGCTGGCCGGCTATATCGCCCTGCGCAAGCTGAACGATCCCGGTCTGGCCGCAAAGCACTTCGAGCGCTTCCTCGCCTCGGTCGAAACCCCGATCTCGGTCGGGCGCGGCGGCTACTGGTTGGGCCGTGCCTATGCCGAGATGGGAGAAGTAAACAGGGCGCATGATGCCTACTCCCGGGCTGCCGCCTATCAAACCTCCTTTTACGGGATCCTCGCCGCCGAGGCGCTTGGCCGCCCCTTCGATCCGGATCTTGCCAATCCGCCTGCGCTGCCGGACTGGCGCAGTGCCCCCTACCTCAATTCCTCGGTCACCGAAGCGGGCCTGCTGCTGCTGCGCGCCGGAGAGGATGTGCTGGCCGAACGGTTCCTCACCCATCTGACCGAAAGCCTGCCGTCCGAGCAGGCCTTTCAGCTCGGTCAAATGGCGGTGGAAATGGACCGGCCGCATCTGGCGGTGATGATCGGAAAACGCGCCGCGCAATCCGGGATCGAGCTGAAGGGCGCCTATTACCCGCTGCACCCGGTGGCGAAAAAGGATCTGCCGATGGCGCCGGAGATGACGCTGGCCATCGCCCGGCGCGAAAGCGAATTCGACCCCGGCGTGATCAGCCACGCAGGCGCGCGCGGGCTGATGCAGGTGATGCCTGCCACGGCAAAACTGGTCGCAAATGAAATGGGCATCCTGTCCGAGCACGAGACCGCCCGCCTGACCGCTGAATGGGACTATAACGCAACCCTTGGCGCGCAGTATCTTGCCCGTCTCGCCGAAGAGTTCGGTGGCAACGTGGTGATGATGGCAGCTGGCTATAACGCAGGCCCGCATCGCCCCGCGGCCTGGATGGAACGCTATGGCGACCCCCGCGACGGCACCCCGAACATCATCGACTGGATCGAGCACATCCCCTTCAACGAGACCCGCAACTACGTAATGCGCGTCACCGAAAGCCTGCCGGTCTATCGCGCACGGCTGGGGCAGACACCGCTGCCGGTGCCGTTTTCGCGGGAGTTGACCGGATCAACGCTGGCGGCGTTCGCGCCATAG
- a CDS encoding NAD(P)/FAD-dependent oxidoreductase — MAMADITVRGAGIFGLSIACICARRGAKVQVIDPFGPGAGSSGGLVGALAPHVPENWNAKKQFQFESLLMAQDFWRDVEHAGGVSPGYGRTGRLQPINDDRVLDLARQRESTAAQLWRTDAGQQAEWRICAAEEFGGWAPPSATGLVIHDTLSARMHPRRACAALVAALKAQGVTVGEDGTDQGQVVHATGHAGLLDLNQTLGKTVGKTIGNGVKGQAALLRHDAGEVPQLYADSLHIIPHADGTVAIGSTSEREFENGAETDAQLDDILARARAAVPILQGAELIERWAGVRPRARSRAPMLGPWPGRSRHFIANGGFKIGFGMAPKVAEVMADLLLDQIDAIPAGFRVEDNL, encoded by the coding sequence ATGGCAATGGCAGATATCACGGTGCGCGGCGCGGGCATTTTTGGTCTTTCGATCGCCTGCATCTGCGCCCGGCGCGGCGCAAAGGTTCAGGTGATCGACCCCTTCGGCCCCGGCGCAGGCTCCAGCGGCGGCCTTGTCGGAGCCCTCGCCCCGCATGTGCCGGAAAACTGGAATGCCAAGAAACAATTCCAGTTCGAAAGTCTTTTGATGGCACAAGATTTCTGGCGCGATGTGGAACATGCGGGCGGCGTCTCCCCCGGCTATGGCCGCACCGGCCGTCTGCAGCCCATCAATGACGATCGAGTGCTGGATTTGGCCCGCCAGCGCGAAAGCACCGCTGCCCAGCTTTGGCGCACCGATGCCGGGCAACAGGCCGAATGGCGCATTTGCGCGGCAGAGGAGTTTGGGGGGTGGGCCCCACCCAGTGCCACCGGCCTTGTGATTCACGACACGCTCAGCGCCCGCATGCATCCGCGCCGAGCCTGCGCCGCACTCGTCGCCGCGCTGAAGGCACAGGGTGTGACTGTAGGCGAAGACGGCACCGATCAGGGTCAGGTTGTTCACGCCACCGGCCATGCAGGGCTACTGGACCTGAACCAAACGCTTGGCAAAACCGTGGGGAAAACCATCGGCAACGGCGTCAAAGGACAGGCCGCCCTGCTGCGCCATGATGCCGGAGAGGTTCCCCAGCTGTACGCCGACAGCCTGCACATCATCCCGCATGCGGATGGCACAGTGGCCATCGGCTCCACCAGCGAGCGGGAGTTCGAAAACGGCGCAGAGACGGACGCTCAGCTCGACGACATCCTTGCACGCGCCCGCGCCGCCGTTCCCATTCTCCAAGGCGCCGAGCTCATCGAACGCTGGGCCGGGGTGCGCCCGCGCGCAAGATCCCGGGCGCCAATGCTTGGCCCCTGGCCGGGCCGCAGCCGGCATTTCATCGCCAACGGAGGCTTCAAGATCGGCTTCGGCATGGCCCCCAAGGTCGCCGAGGTCATGGCCGATCTCCTGCTGGACCAGATCGATGCCATCCCTGCAGGCTTCCGCGTCGAAGACAACCTCTGA
- a CDS encoding OmpA family protein: MTILKFSTVAAVTVALGLGACTDPALLNSDGTPSKEKQGLIAGGILGAGIGALSNSSNKTGAVLGGAAVGAIAGGLIGSQLDKQEAELRQSISSDGISIVNTGDRLVVSLPNDLTFATDSSAISPSVRSDLLKVADSLVRYPNSTVQVIGHTDSDGDAAYNQGLSERRANAVADQIQAGGVPYNRIRTIGRGEEQPVASNLTEAGKAQNRRVEIVVIPTGG; encoded by the coding sequence ATGACGATTTTGAAATTCTCGACGGTTGCGGCAGTGACGGTTGCGCTGGGCCTTGGCGCCTGCACCGATCCGGCACTGCTGAACAGTGATGGTACGCCCAGCAAGGAGAAGCAGGGCCTGATCGCAGGTGGCATTCTGGGTGCGGGTATCGGTGCCCTCTCGAATTCCAGCAACAAGACGGGCGCCGTTCTGGGCGGCGCTGCGGTCGGGGCGATTGCGGGCGGGCTGATCGGCAGCCAACTGGACAAGCAGGAAGCCGAGTTGCGTCAGTCGATTTCGAGCGACGGCATCTCGATCGTTAACACCGGCGACAGGCTGGTGGTATCGCTGCCCAATGATCTGACCTTTGCCACCGACAGTTCCGCAATCAGCCCGTCGGTTCGTTCTGACCTGTTGAAAGTGGCGGACAGTCTGGTGCGCTATCCCAACAGCACCGTGCAGGTTATCGGCCATACCGACAGTGACGGGGATGCGGCCTATAATCAGGGCCTGTCCGAGCGTCGCGCCAATGCCGTGGCCGATCAGATCCAGGCTGGCGGTGTGCCCTACAACCGGATCCGCACCATCGGGCGCGGCGAAGAGCAGCCCGTGGCCAGCAATCTGACCGAAGCTGGCAAGGCGCAGAACCGGCGGGTGGAAATCGTCGTCATCCCCACCGGCGGCTGA
- a CDS encoding DMT family transporter, translating into MSSAEVHEAGNNTRLGVMLMIGATIVFALQDGISRHLAGEYNVYMVVMIRYWFLSLFVVSIALRQPGGLKKVARTRQIWLQIFRGFVCAAEICVMVLAFTLLGLVESHAVFVSYPLMIAALSGPILGEKVGIWRWSAILIGFLGVLIILEPGIGVFQPAALVPLLAALMFALYGLLTRYAARKDNSATSFFYVGVVGVVFMTPIGLWNWEAMSAPDWGWMGLLCLTGALGHYLLIRCYEAAEASAVQPFAYLQLPWAAMLGLVIFSETIRFNVALGAGIVVAAGLFTLWRERRQR; encoded by the coding sequence ATGAGCAGCGCAGAGGTCCACGAGGCAGGCAATAACACGCGGCTGGGCGTGATGCTGATGATTGGCGCCACCATCGTGTTTGCGCTTCAGGACGGGATCTCGCGACATCTGGCCGGGGAATACAACGTCTACATGGTGGTGATGATCCGCTATTGGTTCCTGTCTCTGTTTGTGGTCTCCATCGCTTTGCGGCAGCCGGGCGGTCTGAAAAAGGTGGCGCGGACCCGGCAGATCTGGCTACAGATCTTTCGCGGCTTTGTCTGCGCGGCGGAAATCTGTGTCATGGTTCTGGCCTTTACTCTGTTGGGGCTGGTGGAAAGCCATGCGGTTTTTGTTTCCTACCCCTTGATGATCGCGGCCCTGTCGGGGCCGATCCTGGGGGAGAAGGTCGGGATTTGGCGGTGGAGCGCCATTCTGATCGGTTTCCTTGGGGTGCTCATCATCCTGGAGCCGGGGATCGGCGTGTTCCAACCGGCTGCACTGGTACCGCTGCTGGCTGCACTGATGTTCGCTCTTTATGGGCTTCTGACGCGCTATGCCGCGCGCAAGGACAATTCGGCCACCAGTTTCTTTTACGTGGGCGTTGTCGGCGTTGTCTTTATGACGCCGATCGGCCTGTGGAACTGGGAGGCAATGAGCGCGCCGGACTGGGGTTGGATGGGGCTATTGTGCCTGACCGGCGCTCTGGGGCACTATCTGCTGATCCGTTGCTATGAGGCGGCAGAGGCAAGCGCGGTGCAGCCCTTTGCCTATCTGCAGCTGCCCTGGGCGGCGATGCTGGGGCTTGTGATCTTTTCGGAAACCATCCGGTTCAACGTGGCGCTGGGCGCCGGGATCGTGGTGGCGGCGGGGCTGTTCACCCTATGGCGCGAACGCCGCCAGCGTTGA
- a CDS encoding FAS1-like dehydratase domain-containing protein gives MSDFSPTNPAPHAESGSDTSPEVRQTDVMDPARAAAFQVALGQEADISAGSALPPFFHQLYFWTPQPPEALGRDGHPRVGGTGGLIPDLGLPRRMWAGGQLQFDAPLRVGSPAEKRSVLEKAEHKNGRSGPLAFVTLRHEIWQEGQLCLTEWQDLVYREDPGPQAPKPVPPEARTDERDAREAAFSSTLLFRYSALTFNGHRIHYDLDYARDVEGYDGLVVHGPLLAQHLMLLAEEVGGALRSFAFRASSPLMHFETATFCRNGEDLWVRGPDGRQCMSATAEFA, from the coding sequence ATGAGTGATTTCAGTCCCACAAACCCCGCCCCCCATGCTGAATCTGGCTCCGATACCAGCCCAGAGGTCCGGCAAACCGATGTCATGGATCCGGCCCGCGCTGCAGCGTTTCAGGTGGCGCTGGGGCAGGAGGCGGATATCAGCGCGGGCAGCGCTCTGCCGCCGTTCTTTCACCAACTGTACTTCTGGACCCCGCAGCCGCCCGAGGCACTGGGCCGCGATGGTCATCCGCGGGTCGGCGGCACGGGCGGGCTGATCCCCGATTTGGGTCTGCCCCGGCGCATGTGGGCTGGGGGGCAGTTGCAGTTCGACGCGCCCCTGCGGGTCGGCAGTCCGGCAGAAAAACGCTCGGTTCTGGAAAAGGCCGAACATAAAAACGGGCGCAGCGGGCCGCTGGCCTTTGTCACCCTGCGCCATGAGATCTGGCAGGAAGGACAGCTGTGCCTCACCGAATGGCAGGATCTTGTCTATCGCGAGGATCCGGGCCCACAGGCGCCAAAACCGGTGCCGCCTGAGGCGCGGACGGATGAGCGTGATGCGCGGGAGGCGGCGTTTTCATCGACGCTGCTGTTCCGCTATTCGGCGCTGACCTTCAACGGGCACCGGATCCATTATGATCTCGACTATGCGCGCGATGTCGAAGGCTATGACGGTCTGGTGGTGCATGGTCCGCTTTTGGCGCAACACCTGATGTTGCTGGCCGAGGAGGTGGGGGGGGCCTTGCGCAGCTTTGCCTTTCGCGCTTCCTCGCCATTGATGCATTTTGAAACGGCTACGTTTTGCCGCAATGGCGAGGATCTGTGGGTCAGAGGCCCGGATGGACGACAATGCATGAGCGCCACGGCAGAGTTCGCATGA
- the mnmD gene encoding tRNA (5-methylaminomethyl-2-thiouridine)(34)-methyltransferase MnmD, translating into MADQQARLSWRDGIIPVSDQFDDPYFSIHDGLAETGHVFLAGNDLPARFRPGFHIAELGFGTGLNLLAAWKLWEESGQVGALQFTSFEAFPMVPADMARALETFPAVAPWAERFLAVWTGQGSCDLGTLCFEMITGDARLSLPEWTGRADAWFLDGFSPAKNPELWGEDLMADVARHTAQGGSAASYTAAGFVRRGLEAAGFAVTRIPGYGRKRHMTKAELV; encoded by the coding sequence ATGGCAGACCAGCAGGCCCGGCTCAGTTGGCGTGATGGCATCATTCCGGTGTCCGATCAGTTCGATGACCCCTATTTTTCGATTCACGACGGGCTGGCGGAGACGGGGCATGTGTTCCTGGCCGGGAATGATCTGCCTGCGCGGTTCCGCCCCGGTTTCCATATTGCCGAGCTGGGGTTCGGGACCGGTCTGAACCTGCTCGCCGCCTGGAAGCTCTGGGAGGAAAGCGGGCAGGTGGGCGCATTGCAATTCACCAGTTTCGAGGCCTTCCCGATGGTGCCTGCCGATATGGCCCGGGCGCTGGAGACCTTTCCTGCGGTCGCGCCCTGGGCCGAAAGGTTCCTCGCGGTCTGGACGGGGCAGGGCAGCTGCGATCTGGGCACGCTTTGCTTCGAGATGATCACTGGCGACGCGCGCCTGTCGCTGCCAGAGTGGACGGGGCGGGCCGATGCCTGGTTCCTGGACGGGTTTTCCCCGGCCAAGAATCCGGAGCTGTGGGGTGAGGATTTGATGGCCGACGTGGCCCGGCACACGGCCCAGGGGGGCAGCGCCGCGAGCTATACGGCGGCGGGTTTCGTGCGCCGGGGGCTGGAGGCGGCGGGCTTTGCCGTCACACGCATCCCCGGCTATGGGCGCAAACGACATATGACAAAGGCGGAACTGGTATGA